A stretch of the Capsicum annuum cultivar UCD-10X-F1 chromosome 10, UCD10Xv1.1, whole genome shotgun sequence genome encodes the following:
- the LOC107845376 gene encoding nudix hydrolase 15, mitochondrial, which produces MLSSLRKLSILSSISSFKSPNSLRKFIITMDSSTTSSSKTSHRLFALSQQLRLYKPPPTPFDEDSDFEEQKLEESVGKVVSQVGFQESVTPVGVVQQTERFRPKRAAVLICLFEGDDGELRVVLTKRSSKLSTHSGEVALPGGKAEEGDASDADTATREAKEEIGLDPSLVNVVTCLEPFLSKHLLRVIPVIGILSNKSEFIPTPNVSEVEAVFYVPLEMFLKDENRRSEEREWMGEKYLIHLFDYEMDNKKYLIWGLTAGILIRAASVVYQRPPAFLEQNPKFKLPKVVDKNTTMS; this is translated from the exons ATGCTCTCTTCACTGAGAAAATTATCAATACTATCatcaatttcatcatttaaatCACCGAATTCACTTCGTAAATTCATTATTACAATGGattcatcaacaacatcatcatcaaaaacATCCCATAGATTATTTGCTTTATCTCAACAATTACGTCTATACAAACCCCCACCAACACCATTTGATGAAGACTCGGACTTCGAGGAGCAGAAATTGGAAGAGAGTGTAGGGAAGGTAGTTTCACAAGTGGGTTTTCAAgaatctgtaaccccagttggtgTTGTGCAGCAGACAGAGAGATTTAGACCCAAAAGAGCTGCTGTTTTGATCTGTTTATTTGAAGGGGATGATGGGGAATTAAGGGTTGTTCTTACTAAGAGGTCTTCCAAGTTATCTACTCACTCTG GTGAAGTCGCATTGCCTGGAGGAAAAGCAGAAGAAGGAGATGCAAGCGATGCTGACACTGCAACCAGGGAAGCAAAGGAGGAGATAGGACTAGATCCTTCATTGGTTAATGTTGTGACTTGCCTCGAGCCATTCCtgtctaag CATCTTCTTAGAGTAATTCCTGTGATTGGAATTCTTTCCAATAAAAGTGAATTCATTCCCACTCCTAATGTTTCTGAAGTAGAAGCAGTTTTCTATGTCCCATTGGAGATGTTTCTCAAG GACGAAAATAGGAGATCAGAAGAGAGAGAATGGATGGGTGAAAAGTATTTGATTCATTTGTTCGACTACGAGATGGATAATAAGAAATACTTGATATGGGGTCTAACTGCTGGGATTTTGATTAGAGCAGCATCAGTTGTATACCAGAGACCACCTGCATTCTTGGAACAAAATCCTAAATTCAAGCTCCCTAAGGTAGTAGACAAGAATACtacaatgagttaa